ACCCGCAGGCCTTCCGTCCGCCGGAAGAAGCCGCAAACGTGCTTCACGTCGGCCTGCCCACCAACTTCAAGGCGTCGGTGTTCGCCGACGAGAAGCACAACAAGGTGTTGCGCGAGCTGGAGGCCGACATCGACGCGGTGACGCTCGACGGCCACGACGTGCCGGTGAAGCTGAAAGTGTTCGATTCCCTGTTCGTGCCGCTGGCGAAATGGTCGATGCTGCTCACCGGCAATTACCGCTGCATCACACCGCACGAGCCGCAGTCGATCCGCGACGCCGTGCACGGCGACCTGAAGCGCTCGCAGACGATCTACGACCATGTCGATGCCATCGCCCGCAAGCTCGGCGCCGATCCGCAGGACCAGGTGCCGTTCGCAAAATACGCCAAGGCCGCCGAGAGCCTGCTCAAGCCGTCATCGGCCGCGCGCGCGGTCGCGAGCGGCGCGCCCTTCATCGAGCGCGTCGACCTCCTGGTGAAGCTGATCTCGCATCAGCTCGGTGTGCCCAACGCCGAGATCGACCGCACCGTCGAGACCGTCGATCTCAAGCTGAACGAGAAGATCGTGCAGGGCGGATCCGGCGCGCAATAGCGCGCCGCATCCAGCGACGCCGGCGGCGCTGCGGCCGAACGTTGAGCCCCGGGCTGATCCGCGCGGCGCCAGCCGGGCCCCGATTTGCGAAAAATTTGCATCCATGCAAGGTCTGGCATTACGTAACGGAAGTTGCCGAACTGCCTCGAGCAGCTATTTTCGGATGCCGGTTCCGGGCAGCAGGTTCCAGTCTGCTCGCGCCAGCCGGATGACGGGCGAAAGAACAAGTCAGCGAAGATGGATCAGTTGACGTTGCAGGTCGCTCGCGCGGTGGAGGCCGGCGCGACAACCATGAAGGGCGTCATCGACGCGACCGGATTGTCCCGGCTCAAGGTCGAGCGCGCTTTGAACACGCTGGAGAAGCAAAAGCTGCTCGCCCGCGACGGCCAGGGCTTTCGTGCCATCGGCCTGCCGAAAGCGGCGCCGCTGGCCCGGCAGTGCGGATCGTGCAACGCCTGCTGCGATATTCTGGAAGTGGCCGCCGTCGACAAGCCGGTGAACCAGCTCTGCAAGCACTGGCAGACGGGCACCGGCTGCACCATCTACGACCGCCGCCCCCAGATGTGCCGCGCCTTCGTCTGCGCCTGGCTGCAAGGCCATCTCGACGACGACTGGTTCCCGGCGAAGTCGGGGATCATCGTCCATTTCAGCCAGGATGCCGTGAACGTCACGGTCGATGACCATTGCCCCGATCGCTGGCGCGAGGAGCCGTATTTCAGCAAGCTCGCCGAATGGTCGCTGAATGGCATCAGGCGGATTGGAAACCGAGGCTATGCGACCCTGATCGTCTCCGGCGCCGACCGCTTCCTGCTGCTCGGGCGCACCCTCGTTCCCGAACCGACGCTGTTCGGCACGGCGTTCGTGCCGCTCACGGCCGACACGTTCCGGTTCTGGCGGGCGACGTCGCCGGAACATTTGCAGCGATTGCACGAGCGCATCGCCGAGATGGACCGGATCAGGCAGGAATTCGGCTCCTGCGTCATCCCGGAGAACGAGGACGACGATCCGCAAGCCCCCTATCGGCCCGCACTTTTACGGCTATCGAATCATGCCTGAACGCCGCCGTGGGCAACGCGGCCGCACCAACGCCGTGCCGCTCGACGCGCCGCGACGGGATTGATAAGCCCCTGTCCGCGAATGACGGGGACTTGAGTCGGGCATGACGGTTGCGATCGAGATGGGGCAGACCACGGCGGGCGCCCCGGCCGCCATGGACCTCGAGGAACTCCTGGCGACCCGCCTCCTCGTGCAAGGCAATTCGGGCTCCGGCAAGTCGCATCTGCTGCGACGGCTGCTGGAGCAGAGCGCGCCCTGGGTGCAGCAGGCGATCATCGACCCCGAAGGCGATTTCGTCACGCTGGCCGAGCGTTTCGGCCATCTCGTGATCGAGGCCGAGGATCACACCGAGCGCGGCCTTCAGGTCGCCGGCGAGCGCGCGCGACTGCATCGCGTCTCCACCGTGCTCAATCTCGAAGGCCTCGACGCCGAGAACCAGATGCGTCGCGCCGCCGCGTTTCTCGGCGGGATGTTCGAGGTCGACCGCGACCATTGGTATCCGATGCTGGTGGTCGTCGACGAGGCGCAATTGTTTGCGCCGGCGGTGGCCGGCGAAGTCTCGGACGAAGCGCGAAAATTGTCGCTCAGCGCCATGACCAATCTGATGTGCCGCGGCCGCAAGCGCGGGCTGGCCGGCATCATCGCCACCCAGCGGCTGGCGAAGCTCGCCAAGAACGTCGCGGCGGAAGCCTCCAATTTCCTGATGGGCCGCACGTTCCTCGACATCGACATGGCGCGCGCCGCCGATCTGCTCGGCATGGAGCGGCGGCAGGCCGAAGCCTTCCGCGATCTCGAACGCGGCCAGTTCATGGCGCTCGGCCCCGCGCTGTCGCGCCGGCCGCTGCGTTTGCATATCGGCCCGACCGACACCTCGCCGCGCAACTCCACGCCGCGGCTGATGCCGCTGCCGGAAGCGGCCACGGAAGATATGCGCGCCATGATCCTGGCCGCGCCACCGCCCGACGCCAGCAGGCCGCAGCGACGGCCCGCACCCGATCTGCTGGAGCAGCTTCGCGCCGCAAAAGCTGCCTCACCGGTGATCCAGCCGGACGTCGACGAGGTGCCGGTCAGCGCCGAGGAACTCGCCGAGCGGCGCGAACGCGTCGATCGCACCCTTCGTGCCGTGCTCGCCGCACCCGACGCCGGCTTTCGCGCCGTCGGCGTGCTCTATCAGGAGTTCGTGGTCCGCTGCCGCATCGAGGGACTGGGCTCAGCCGTCCCTGATCTCACCGAATTCCGCCGCATGCTGACGCGCGCGCGCGCGGGGCTCGGCGCCGAACATGCCGAAGACGACGCCTGGCAGGACGTGTCGCTGCGCGCCTCGATCCTCCCCGACGACATGCAGGGTGTGTTCATGATGATCGCGCGCGCGGCCAAGGAAGGCTGGCCCTGCCCCGGCGATGCCGCGATCGCGCGCGCCTACGGCTCGCATTCGCTGCGCCGCGCGCAGCGGCTGCTCGGCTACATGGAGGAGCAGGGCCTGATCGTCGTCCAGCTCGACGGCGGCGGCCGCCGGATCGTGACGCTGGTCGAGCTGGCCTGGGCCACCGCACCTGGCGATCCCAATGGCGATGATCAGCCAGCGGAGCCGGTCGCGAGCGCGGCCTCGGCTTGAGCCTTACGCGGCCTCGGTACCGCCGAGATAGGCGTCGCGGATTCGAGGATCGTTTTTCAACGTGCGTGCCGAGCCGGACAGCACGATCTTGCCGGTCTGCAGCACATAGGCATCGTGCGCGATCTCCAGCGCGAGGCTGGCGTTCTGCTCGACCATGAACACGGAGACGCCCTCCTGGTTGATGGTGCGGATCAGTTCCAGCACGCGGTCGACATAGAGCGGCGACAGGCCCATGGTCGGCTCGTCCATCACGATCATCCTGGGACGGCTCATCAACGCGCGCGCCATCGCGACCATCTGCTGCTCACCGCCCGACAACGAGCCCGCGCGCTGCGACAGCCGCTGGCCGAGCTTCGGGAACAGGGTCAGCATCTTGTCGAGATCCTGTGCGATCGCCTCGCGGTCATTGCGCACGAACGCACCCATCAGGATGTTCTCGCGCACACTCATGTCCGCGAACAGCCGCCGCGCCTCAGGCACCGAGGCGATGCCGCGGCGGACGATCTGCGGCGTGGTCAATCCGATGAGCGAGGCGCCATCGAACGTGACATCGCCGGAGCGCGGCTTCACCAGACCCAAAATAATCTTCATCGTCGTCGACTTGCCGCTGGCATTGCCCCCGAGCAGGCAGACGATGTGACCGCGCGCGACCGTGATCGACAGGTCGAAATGCACCTGGGCCTGGCCGTAGAAGGTGTTGACGTTGGATAGCGCCAGCAGCGGTTCTGGTATGCTCGCCGTCATGCCGCGCTCTCCTGCTCCGACGCCCCTGACAGCCCGTGGCCGAGATAGGCCTCGATCACCTTGGGATCGCTCCGCACCGCTTCGCCCGGCCCTTCCGCGATCTTCTTGCCCTCGTCCATCACGATGACGCGGTCGGACAGGCGCATCACCATCTCCAGCTTGTGCTCGATCAGGAGGATAGTGAGGCCTTCCGCCTTGAGCTCGGCGACGAGCGCCTGCATCTCCGCAGTCTCGGTCGGGTTCATGCCGGCTGTCGGCTCGTCGAGCAGCAGCAGGCGCGGCTGCAGTACCAGCGCGCGCGCGATCTCGACACGGCGGCGGTTGGCGTAGGACAGACTATAAGCAGGCTGGTCGATCCGCGGCAGCAGCCGCTCGCCGAAGCGGGCGAGAATGGCTTTTACTTCCTCGCGCAGCCGCTCCTCTTCGTTCCTGACACTCGCCGGCCGAAGCAGCGCCAAGCCCAACTCCAGCAGCGGGCCGATCAACGGCACGGCCGGCTTCACCGCACGGAGCCGCGTGTGCGCGCCGATCAGGACATTGTCCATCACGCTGAGATTGCCGAAGACGCGGCCAAGCTGGAAGGTGCGTGCGATGCCCTGGCCCGCAAGCCGCTCCGGCGAGAAGCCCGTGACGTCCTGGCCTTCGAAGTGAACTGTACCCGCGTCGGGCCGGTCGAGCCCGGTGACGAGATTGAACAGCGTGGTCTTGCCGGCGCCGTTCGGGCCGATGATGCTAACGAGCTCGCCCTTGGCGAGATCGAGGTCGATGGCATCGACAGCGGTGAGGCCGCCGAAGCGGCGCGTCAGCCCGCGCAGGGACAGCATGGTCGTGTGCTGCTCCGCCATCACATCGTCCCCAACAGGCCCTGCGGCCTGAACCGCACCAGCAGCAGGAGCACGATGCCGTAGATCAGGATGCGGTACTCCGCCGCGATCCGGAAGACTTCGGGCAGGCCGACCAGCGCCACGGCGCCCAACATCGCGCCGACGACATTGCCGAGACCGCCGAGGATGACGACCGTCAGCGCCAGGATCGATTGCTGCGTGTTGAAGGTTTCGTGGTTGATGTAGGAATAGAGATGCGCGGCGATGCCGCCGCTGACGCCGGCGGCAAAGCCGCCGAAGATGAAAGCCAGCGATTTGTAGCGGTTCAGGCTGAGGCCATAGGCGCGCGCGGCGATGTCGTCGTCGCGGATGGCGCGGAAGCTGCGGCCAAGATGCGAGGTCAGAAGTCGCCCCTGCAGCAGCGCCAGCACGACCATCACCGCGAAGCTGAACCAGTAGATCGCGGTCGGGCTGATCAAATCGTAGCCAAACAGCGACAGTGGCGGGATGCCGGAAATGCCGATCGGGCCGCGCGTGACGCTCTCCCAGTTCAGGATCACCAGCGACACGATCTCGCCGATGGCGAGCGTCGCGATCGACACGTAATGCCCGCGCAGCCGGAACGACGGCGAGATCAGCAACGTGCCGAGCGCAGCACTCATAAGGCCGCCGCCGATGATGGCGAGGCCGACCGGCACGTTGAGAGTCAACGACAGCAGCGCGGAAGTATAGGCCCCGATGGCAAGCAGTGCGGCGTGACCGAGCGAGACCTGGCCGATCGTGCCCGCCACCAGCGTCAGGCTGAGCGCGAGCATGCCGAGCAGCCAGGCATTGATCAGGGTCTGAAGCACGTAGAACGACACCGGGAACAACGGCAGGATCGCAAAGATCGCGCTCGCAGCCAGCAGCATCCAGCGCGGAATGCGGACCGGACGGCTCGGCGCGATGAATGTGCCGGTGAGCGGCTCCGGCGGCGCCTGCCGCGCGCTGGCGAACAGGCCGTTCGGCCGCAGCACGAGCACGACGACGAGCAGCAGAAAGGCGAACAGGTTGCGATAGCTGGTGCCGAACACGGCGACACCGTAGCTCTCCACCAATCCGAGCAGCAGGCTGCCGATCACGGCGCCCGGCACGTTGCCGGCACCGCCGACCACTTCCGCAACGACGCCCTTGAGTGTCGCCTGCAGGCTCATCGCGGTGTCGATCTGGTTGTAGTACATGCCGACCAGCATGCCGGAGACGCCGCCCAGCGCAGCGGCGATGCCGAACACCGCCTGATTGACCCGATTGACGTCGACGCCCATTTGCATCGCGGCGTCGCGGTCCTGCGCGGTGGCGCGCACCGCCCAGCCGAGCTTGGAGTAGCGCAGGAACACGAACAGCAGCAGCGCGCTGGTAAGACCGACCCCGGCTATGAGCAGGTCAAGCGGCCCGATGGTGCCGCCGCCGACCTGGAAGCGCACATCCGGCAACTGGCTCGGCAGCGCACGCGGATTGGGCGAGAAGGTCAGCATCACCAGCTGATCGAGCACGAAGCTGATGCCGATGGTGGCGAGCAGCGGCGCGATCCGCACCGAGTTCTGCAGCGGCCGCAGGCCGAACCGCTCGATGATCAGCCCGACGATGGCGGCCGCCACCGCCACCACGATGATGGTGAGCGGCAGCGGCGTATGCAGCTGCACCACTGCGACCCAGCCGATATAGGCGCCGACCAGGTAGATCGAGCCCTGCGCGAAGTTGATCAGCCGGCTGACGCCGAAGATCAGCGCGAGCCCGACCGCAACGAGGGCGTAGACATTGCCGACGATCAGGCCGTTGATCGTGTAATCGAGCCAGGAAGACACGCAGCGTTCCTACTGAAGGGAGAACGGGCCGGGGCGAAATGCACCGGCCATCAGGTCAGGTCGGTTTGCCGTCCCACAGCGCGAACTGGCCCTTGCGCACGACAAGCTCGGCGTTCATGGCGCCCTTGACGCGGCGGCTCGCGACGTCGAACGTCGCCGAGCCGAAGATGACGCTGGAGACGTCCTTCACTTTCGTGAACGCATCGCGGATCGCGCGGCGGTCGGTGCCGCCGATCTTGACCACGGCGGCGGCCATGTTCATCGCGTCATAGGAATAGGCGTTGAAGGCATCGGGCTCCTGCCCGTTATATTTCTTCTTGAATCCCGCGATGAACTTCTGCACCTCGGGCCGCGTATCCTCGGGGAAGTAGCGCGTGCCGACGTGAACGTCCTCGACCGCCTCGCCGCCGAGCTCGATGAATTTCGGCGAGTAGACCGAGCTCGCAGCGCAGATGACCTGCTTCAACCCGACCTGACGCGCCTGACGGGCGATCAGCGCGCCGTCGGAATAATAGGAGATCAGGATCAGCCCGTCCGGATTGGCGTCGCGCACGCGCACCAGCGTCGAGCGGAAGTCGCGCTCCTCCGCGATGTAGCCCTCGGTCACCACGATCTCGGCGCCGTATTCCTTGGCCGCGTTGGTGAAATAATCGCGGCTGGTACGGCCCCAATCGGTGTTGAGGTGCAGGACCGCGAGCTTCTTGAGGCCGAGGCGCTTGACGGCATAGGCAGCCAGCAGCGGCTGCTCGTCGGCCTGGCTGACCGAGGTGCTCCACATGAAGTCGCCGCCCTTGGTGAAATCGGGATGCGAATTGGTAAAGCCGAACTGCACGAGGCCACCGCGCTGGTAGATCGGCGAAGCCGCCATCGAGGCCGGGCTGGAGAAGTCGCCGAGCTCCATGACGATGCGGGAATCGGAGACGAACTTCTGGGCGATCGCCACCGACTGGCGCGGGTCGCTCTGGCTGTCCTCGAACTGATAGACGAGCTTGCGGCCGTTGATGCCGCCGGCCGCCATGATCTCGTCGAGCGCGAGATCAAAACCCTGCTTCCACTGCGTGCCATATTGCGCATTCGGTCCCGTCAGGGGGCCGCTGACGCCGAGCAGGATCGGCTCGGAGGTATCAGCGAGGCCGCCGCGCGAGAAGGTCGCGCCCGCCATCATGACGGCAAGCGAGCCCTTGACCAGTTTACGACGATCGATGTTGCTCATGCACGGCTCCATCCACTCAGGTGTTGAAACGCCAGTTCAATCAGGCAGCAATTCTCGTGCCGGTGTGATTGCCTATTTCGAGGGCTCGCCGAGCGACAGCATCAGCCGGTTCGCCCAGTTGAAGAACGAGGCGCCGTTGATGACGTCGACGATCTCGGCATCGTCGAGACCGGCGCGGCGCAGCTCCGCGATATTGTCAGGACCGAACGCGATCGGGGTTGCGGCCAGTGCGACCGAGGCCTTGACCACGGCGTTCCAGCGCTCGCCGAGATCGGCCTTGACGCCTTCGTCGAGCAGACGTTGCACGTCGTCGCGGCGCTTGGAATAGGTGCTGGCGAAGCGCGCATGCACCGAGGCACAGTAGATGCAGCCATTGTAGCGCGAGGTGGCGGCGGCCGCGAGTTCGCGCTCGGCGCGCGGCAGCCCGTCGGCGACGTTGTAGAAGATGTCCTTGTCGGTCTTGGTACGGGCTTCCAGCACCTCGGGATCGCGCACCAGCAGGCGGAAATATTCCGACTTGGCGCGGGAGCGATCGACCAGGCCGGCGTAATGCCGCTCGGTCAGCTCGGCCTCGGGCAGCGGATCGATCCAGGAGACCCAGCCAAGCTCGTCCTGGGTGAAGACGACGGGTGGATTGACGGTGGCGCTCATGATGCAGTCTCCTTTTGTGCGTTCGCGGCGGCGAGCGTGCGCAAGCCGCTGACGACACGCACCTGGAACGACAGGAACGCGACGAGCTGGGAGAACGTGACGATGCCGGTGGTCGACCAGCCGGCGTCGAGCAGGGCCTTCATGTCGGCGGACGCGGCATCGCGAGGCCGGAATACGAGCAAATGCGCGTGTTCGAGCGCCGCTGCGAGCCTCGTACCAAGTGCCGATTTGCTCTCTGCACCGACGCGAAAAATCAGGCCGGCGGTGTTCTCGACCGACAACGGACCCGCGGGATACGATCCATACGGACCCGACGTCCTGCCACGCGCGATCTCGGCGTCGATCGCTCCAAGCAGAGCCGCGCCGCCCGTGCTCGCCGCGAGCTTTTCGCGATAGAAGGTGGCAACCGGGGACCCGCCATGCAGCCCGGTCACGAAGGCGGCGACTGCGGCGCGTTCGAGCAGCGAGACATCGCCGGCGTCGATCGGCTCGAACAGGGAGAGATAGCTCTTCTGCGCATTCTCGCGCGCCTGCAGGCGGCGGGCGCGGATGGCGTCCAAGGCCGAGCCCGGCTCGATCCCGGCGAGCGTGTCGATGATATCCCGCGTACTCATCATTCAGCCTCGTGCAACGCGATGCTCTTCATGTCCGATCAGCCTGCCAGCGCCACATCGGGCGCCGTCCGCGTCCAGCCCAGCGCCGGCGCGACCTTCTCCGCGACCAGATCGATCGAGCGCAGGACTTGGGGATGCGGAGCATCGACCGAATGCACCTGGAAGACGAGATCGGTCACCCGCTCCAGCGTCGCATCGGCGCGGAGCGAGGCGATGACGTGGTCGGCATCGCCGACATGGGTGTCGAACGCCGTGATCATCTCCTCCAGCGTCTCGCCAGGCGGAAGGTGGCCGCCCTTCATGAATTGCGGCAGCGCGCGGCGCAGCCCGATATCGGCAAGACGCAACGCCTCGGCATGATCGTCGGCGGCGAAGATGCTGCGGGAGGCCATGATGCGCGGCTCGGCTCCCTTGGGCAGCGCTTCCAGATAGGCATCGATCACCGGGTTCTGGATCTCGGCCAGCGTCGCCTTCGGCGCCTCCCTGGTCCGCGGCTGGGTGCGTGACAGCAGCAGGCCATCGCCGGCCTTGCCCGCACGGGCGCCGCCCGCGACCGAGAACGTGGCCTGCCAGATGCGTTTGTCCAATTGCGGCCGCTGCGGATAGATCGTATCGCCGCCTTCGAGCGGCTTGCCGACCAGCGCGGTGCGGACGACCTCCAGATTGCGCGCAAAGATCTCGTTGCGCTGGGCGCTGTCGAGGCCGAAGGCGGCGAAGGCCGAGGGATTGCCGCCGGTGCCGACGCCGAGCTCGAAGCGGCCGTTGCAGAGGAGATCGAGCACCGCGGCGTCCTCCGCCACCCGCACCGCGTTCTCCAGCGGCAGCGTGACGATGCCGGTGCCGAGCCTAATGCGCGAGGTTCGGGCTGCGACATAGCCGAGGAAAGTGAAGGGCGACGGCAGGCCGCCTTCGCGTTCGTGGAAATGATGCTGGGCGATCCACGCGGAATCGAGCCCCGCCTTTTCGGCGCGCACGATCTGCTCGGCCGCGAAGCGATAGCGCTCGGCGGGGGGCGCCTCGTCGAGCAGCCGCGTGAAGAATCCCAGGCGTTTCAGATTTGCAAAGCGTTTCATGCGACCCCTGTCGGACCGGGATGACCAGGCTGCCGATGATGTCGGTTACTTCAGCTCCAGACAAGCGGGCATTGCGCAAGGCTCGTACGCAACGACGTCCGCCGGGAGCGCTGCTGCGCTGCAGCTGGGCAGATTGCCTACCAGCTCGGCAGCACCGCGCCCTTGAATTTGGCGAGGACGAACTCCTTGACCTCCGGCGAGTGGTAGCTGTCGACGAGGGTCCTGACCCAGGGCTTGTCCTTGTCGGCGGCGCGCACCGTGATCAAATTGACGTAGGGGCCCTTGGGGTCCTCGCGCAGGATCGGGTCCTTGACCGGATCGAGGCCCGCCTGGGTTGCATAATTGGTGTTGATCGCGGCGGCATCGACGTCGTCGAGCGCACGCGGCGCCTGGGCGGCGTCGACCTCGATGAATTTCAGCTTCTTCGGGTTCTCGGTGATGTCGAACACCGTCGGCTTGAAGCCGGTGCCATCCTTCAGCTTGATCACGCCCTTGTCGCGCAGCAGCAGCAGCACGCGGCCGCCATTGGTGGGATCGTTCGGGATCGAGACCTTGCCGCCCTCGGGGATGTCGGCGAAGGCCTTGTGCTTCTTCGAGTAGACGCCGATCGGAAAGTTCACGGTCAGGCCGACGGCCTCGATCTTGTAGCCGCGGTCGGCTTTCTGGTTGTCCAGATAAGGCTGGTTCTGAAACGAATTGGCCTGGATCTCGCCGGCATCGAGCGCGGCGTTGGGCACGACATAGTCGGAGAATTCGAGCAGCTGGATGTCGAGCCCTTGCTTGGCGGCGATCGGCTTCACCGCCTCGAGGATCTGCGCATGCGGGCCCGGCGTCACGCCGATCTTGATGGTCTCGGCGGCGGCTGCTGCCGACCAGGCGGCGAGCGCGGTTGCGACGATCAGGCGGAGGCGAAACGACATTTTGGTCTCCATGGAACGGCACGAAAGATGGGAACCGTATTCGCTTCTCCGTCGGATCAAATCAATGAAATGGAAAACCATATTTGCCGCCCGGTGCGGACGACGCTTCTCCGTTCGATGCGATGTGGGGAATGAACGCGCCTGGACAAGCGTGAGGCGCATCACGGCATGGCCGTGCTCGCCGGGCGAGATTGCCGGCACAACCAGCCCGGAGTTTTGCCATGACCACCCTCGCCGCTCCCAAGCTCACCGGCCGGAACCGGCTCGAATGCTTTGCGCTCTATGCCGTGCTCCAGGGCCTGCCGATCTATTCCGGCGTCGCGCTGCTGATGAAGCTGATCAACGCGTCCGAATTCGCCGGCGAGCCGTTCGGTGCCGCGATCTTCGTCGCGACGGTGGCGACCTTCCATGGCCTCGTGACGCCATGGCTCGGGCCGAAATTCCCGCATTTCTTCAGGCACAATTTCGAGCCGGTGTTCGCCGATCCGACGCTGTCCTTCTCCGAAAAGGTCTCACGCTGGCTGGCGCAGCCCAAGTCGGCGCTGCAGCTGCTGAGCAACGCACTGCTGCTGTCCGCGCTGGCGATCGGCGTTGCCGGCATGGGCTGAACCGGCCCGCAAGCGCTCTCCCCGTCGTCATTTCGTCGCATGGCCCGGCGGCCACGCCGGCATTGCCGCCTCGTGCATGATGCAACATGATGGCCGCCGGCGACGATTTGTCTTCGCAAGCGTGGAGGGTGATCCGATGGACGAGAACGAGATCCAAGGCCTGGTCACGGAGGTCAAGCAAGGCACGCTGTCGCGGCGCTCTTTCATCGGGAAGGTGGCCGCGTTCGGAATCGCGGCGCCGATCGCCAGCCAGATCCTGGTCTGGCACGATGTGGCGATGGCGGATGCCACGCTCGACTACAAGCCGACCAAGGCCGGCGGCGGCGGCCCGCTGAAGATCCTGCTGTGGCAGGCCCCGACCCTGCTCAATCCGCATTTCGCGCTCGGCACCAAGGACCAGATCGCCTCGCGCATCTTCTTCGAGCCGCTCGCCGGCTGGGACAAGGAGGGCAACCTCGTCCCCTGTCTCGCCGCCGAAGTTCCGACCAAGGCGAACGGCGGCCTCGCAGCCGACGGCATGAGCGTGGTCTGGAAGCTGAAGCAGGGCGTCAAATGGCATGACGGCAAGCCCTTCACCGCCGACGACGTCGTCTTCACCTGGCAATACGCCGCCGATCCCGCAACCGCGGCCTTCACCACCGGCTCCTACAAGGACATCAAGGTCGATAAGATCGACGACCATACGGTCAAGGTGACCTTCAAGGCGCCGACGCCGTTCTGGGCCGACCCGTTCGTTGGCGGCCAGGTCGGCCAGATCCTGCCAAAACACCATTTCGGCGACTATGTCGGCGCCAAGTCGCGCGAAGCCCCGGGCAATCTGAAGCCGGTCGGCACCGGGCCGTACAGGTTCGTCGAATTCAAGCCGGGCGACATGATCCGGGCCGAACGCAACCCGGATTACCACGTCAAGAACCAGCCGCATTTCGACACGCTCGAGGTCAAGGGCGGCGGCGACGCGGTGTCCGCGGCACGCGCCGTGCTGCAGACCGGCGAATACGACTTTGCCTGGAACATGCAGGTGGAGGAGGAGGTGCTCAAGCGCATGGAGGCGAGCGGCAAAGGCAAGCTCGACATCACGCCTTCGGGCAATGTCGAGTTCATCATCCTCAACACCACGGATCCCTGGACCGAGGTCGACGGCGAGCGTTCCAGCGTCAAGACCAAGCATCCGACGCTGTCCGATCCCGCCGTGCGCCGCGCGATCAACCTGCTGATCGACCGCGATTCGATCCAGAAATTCATCTACGGCCGCGGCGGCATCGCCACCGCTAGCTTCGTCAACGCACCGAAGCAGTTCAAGTCGCCCAAGCTCAAATACGAATTCGATATCGACAAGGCCAACAAGATTCTCGACGAGGCCGGCTGGACCAAAGGCGCGGACGGCATCCGCGAGAAGGACGGCAAGAAGCTCAAATACGTATTCCAGACCTCGACCAACGCCCCGCGCCAGAAGACGCAGGCCATCATCAAGCAGGCCTGCCAGAAGGCCGGCATCGAGATCGAGGTCAAGGCGGTCACCGCCTCGGTGTTCTTCTCCTCCGACGTCGGCAATCCCGACACCTACTCGAAATTCTATGCCGACATGGAGATGTACAACACGACGCAGCCGCAGCCCGATCCGGAGCGCCTGCTGAACCAGTGCGTGTCCTGGGAGATCGCGACCAAGGACAACAAATGGCTCGGCCGCAACAACTCG
The sequence above is drawn from the Bradyrhizobium amphicarpaeae genome and encodes:
- a CDS encoding ketopantoate reductase family protein; the protein is MARNILILGASYGSLLGTKLLMAGHNVTLVCRAKTAELINREGTEVRIKLRDEAVHRAIFSRDLPGKLDAVTPANVNLSRYDLVGLAMQEPQYTNHTVRMLMVKIAAAKLPCLSIMNMPPLPYLKRIPALAGMDLEEAYTNAQVWERFEPGLVTLCSPDPQAFRPPEEAANVLHVGLPTNFKASVFADEKHNKVLRELEADIDAVTLDGHDVPVKLKVFDSLFVPLAKWSMLLTGNYRCITPHEPQSIRDAVHGDLKRSQTIYDHVDAIARKLGADPQDQVPFAKYAKAAESLLKPSSAARAVASGAPFIERVDLLVKLISHQLGVPNAEIDRTVETVDLKLNEKIVQGGSGAQ
- a CDS encoding YkgJ family cysteine cluster protein, with translation MDQLTLQVARAVEAGATTMKGVIDATGLSRLKVERALNTLEKQKLLARDGQGFRAIGLPKAAPLARQCGSCNACCDILEVAAVDKPVNQLCKHWQTGTGCTIYDRRPQMCRAFVCAWLQGHLDDDWFPAKSGIIVHFSQDAVNVTVDDHCPDRWREEPYFSKLAEWSLNGIRRIGNRGYATLIVSGADRFLLLGRTLVPEPTLFGTAFVPLTADTFRFWRATSPEHLQRLHERIAEMDRIRQEFGSCVIPENEDDDPQAPYRPALLRLSNHA
- a CDS encoding ATP-binding protein, whose amino-acid sequence is MTVAIEMGQTTAGAPAAMDLEELLATRLLVQGNSGSGKSHLLRRLLEQSAPWVQQAIIDPEGDFVTLAERFGHLVIEAEDHTERGLQVAGERARLHRVSTVLNLEGLDAENQMRRAAAFLGGMFEVDRDHWYPMLVVVDEAQLFAPAVAGEVSDEARKLSLSAMTNLMCRGRKRGLAGIIATQRLAKLAKNVAAEASNFLMGRTFLDIDMARAADLLGMERRQAEAFRDLERGQFMALGPALSRRPLRLHIGPTDTSPRNSTPRLMPLPEAATEDMRAMILAAPPPDASRPQRRPAPDLLEQLRAAKAASPVIQPDVDEVPVSAEELAERRERVDRTLRAVLAAPDAGFRAVGVLYQEFVVRCRIEGLGSAVPDLTEFRRMLTRARAGLGAEHAEDDAWQDVSLRASILPDDMQGVFMMIARAAKEGWPCPGDAAIARAYGSHSLRRAQRLLGYMEEQGLIVVQLDGGGRRIVTLVELAWATAPGDPNGDDQPAEPVASAASA
- a CDS encoding ABC transporter ATP-binding protein translates to MTASIPEPLLALSNVNTFYGQAQVHFDLSITVARGHIVCLLGGNASGKSTTMKIILGLVKPRSGDVTFDGASLIGLTTPQIVRRGIASVPEARRLFADMSVRENILMGAFVRNDREAIAQDLDKMLTLFPKLGQRLSQRAGSLSGGEQQMVAMARALMSRPRMIVMDEPTMGLSPLYVDRVLELIRTINQEGVSVFMVEQNASLALEIAHDAYVLQTGKIVLSGSARTLKNDPRIRDAYLGGTEAA
- a CDS encoding ABC transporter ATP-binding protein; protein product: MAEQHTTMLSLRGLTRRFGGLTAVDAIDLDLAKGELVSIIGPNGAGKTTLFNLVTGLDRPDAGTVHFEGQDVTGFSPERLAGQGIARTFQLGRVFGNLSVMDNVLIGAHTRLRAVKPAVPLIGPLLELGLALLRPASVRNEEERLREEVKAILARFGERLLPRIDQPAYSLSYANRRRVEIARALVLQPRLLLLDEPTAGMNPTETAEMQALVAELKAEGLTILLIEHKLEMVMRLSDRVIVMDEGKKIAEGPGEAVRSDPKVIEAYLGHGLSGASEQESAA
- a CDS encoding ABC transporter permease, which gives rise to MSSWLDYTINGLIVGNVYALVAVGLALIFGVSRLINFAQGSIYLVGAYIGWVAVVQLHTPLPLTIIVVAVAAAIVGLIIERFGLRPLQNSVRIAPLLATIGISFVLDQLVMLTFSPNPRALPSQLPDVRFQVGGGTIGPLDLLIAGVGLTSALLLFVFLRYSKLGWAVRATAQDRDAAMQMGVDVNRVNQAVFGIAAALGGVSGMLVGMYYNQIDTAMSLQATLKGVVAEVVGGAGNVPGAVIGSLLLGLVESYGVAVFGTSYRNLFAFLLLVVVLVLRPNGLFASARQAPPEPLTGTFIAPSRPVRIPRWMLLAASAIFAILPLFPVSFYVLQTLINAWLLGMLALSLTLVAGTIGQVSLGHAALLAIGAYTSALLSLTLNVPVGLAIIGGGLMSAALGTLLISPSFRLRGHYVSIATLAIGEIVSLVILNWESVTRGPIGISGIPPLSLFGYDLISPTAIYWFSFAVMVVLALLQGRLLTSHLGRSFRAIRDDDIAARAYGLSLNRYKSLAFIFGGFAAGVSGGIAAHLYSYINHETFNTQQSILALTVVILGGLGNVVGAMLGAVALVGLPEVFRIAAEYRILIYGIVLLLLVRFRPQGLLGTM